One part of the Mangrovibacillus cuniculi genome encodes these proteins:
- a CDS encoding PH domain-containing protein gives MSKQRLHPISAVYLSLKNLKELIVPILIGFFAGNTGGPPGIFGIVVNYIWLAIFIYILISGIIQWKRFVYWVEEDELRIEHGLFVKKKRYIPVERIQSLDETEGLLHRSFGLVLVKVETASSGGAIANKAEAELTAITREQAKQLKKELMRRKEKIEEESEVEVEVEVPKPKPFFVMNPQELFIMASTSGGIGIVIATVFAFLSQFEELIPYEVVYERIGGIIQSATLLISILVLFGLFSAWAASVVITMFRYANYRVTQVDRDLIIESGLLEKKQWTIPMDRIQAIRMVKSPIRAPFGFVTVILESAGNVKMDSLMPGFALFPIVKEKQAVELVRHLFPQVSLDTQVQSLPKEVRIRYIIRMVLLTLIPIIVAVSILQWQGLWTLILVPFAVFLGFKQYESAGSYIGEGDIIVRFRGVQEHTLWTIRKRVQSMKVVQSIFQKRADVTHLQLFVKSGMAASRGVVRDLSSDRAKEMLEWYVPKK, from the coding sequence ATGAGTAAACAACGTCTTCATCCAATTTCCGCAGTTTATTTAAGTCTAAAGAACTTAAAAGAGTTAATCGTTCCTATCCTAATTGGTTTCTTTGCAGGGAACACTGGTGGTCCACCAGGAATCTTTGGAATTGTCGTGAATTACATATGGTTAGCTATTTTTATTTACATTCTAATATCAGGGATTATTCAATGGAAACGATTTGTCTACTGGGTAGAAGAGGATGAGCTTCGTATCGAACACGGTCTTTTCGTGAAGAAAAAACGCTATATCCCGGTGGAAAGAATACAAAGTTTAGATGAAACGGAAGGACTCCTTCACAGATCTTTCGGATTAGTACTTGTAAAAGTGGAGACCGCATCTTCTGGAGGAGCTATTGCCAATAAAGCAGAGGCTGAATTAACAGCTATTACTCGAGAGCAAGCAAAGCAATTAAAAAAAGAGCTTATGAGGCGAAAAGAGAAAATCGAGGAAGAGTCCGAAGTAGAAGTAGAAGTAGAAGTACCGAAACCGAAGCCTTTCTTTGTGATGAATCCGCAAGAACTATTCATCATGGCATCTACGTCGGGTGGAATTGGAATCGTCATTGCGACGGTATTTGCATTTCTCTCTCAATTTGAAGAGTTGATACCATACGAAGTGGTATACGAACGAATAGGAGGGATTATCCAATCGGCAACCTTGCTTATCAGTATTCTAGTGTTGTTTGGATTGTTTAGTGCCTGGGCCGCCTCTGTCGTCATCACCATGTTTCGTTATGCTAACTACCGTGTCACACAGGTGGATCGAGATCTCATTATTGAAAGTGGTCTGCTAGAAAAGAAACAGTGGACGATTCCAATGGACCGAATTCAAGCGATTCGTATGGTGAAAAGTCCGATACGAGCACCGTTTGGGTTTGTAACGGTTATTTTGGAGAGTGCAGGTAATGTGAAAATGGATTCGCTAATGCCAGGTTTCGCGCTCTTTCCGATTGTTAAAGAAAAGCAAGCGGTGGAACTAGTGAGACACCTATTTCCACAGGTGTCACTGGACACACAAGTACAATCGTTGCCGAAAGAAGTGCGAATTCGCTACATCATCCGTATGGTGTTGTTGACTCTTATCCCAATCATTGTGGCGGTAAGTATTCTTCAGTGGCAAGGATTATGGACATTAATTCTCGTTCCATTTGCGGTTTTTCTTGGGTTTAAACAATATGAGTCTGCAGGAAGTTACATTGGTGAGGGTGATATTATTGTGCGTTTCCGAGGTGTTCAAGAGCATACGTTATGGACAATTCGTAAACGCGTCCAATCCATGAAAGTGGTGCAGTCTATTTTTCAGAAAAGAGCAGATGTCACACATCTACAGCTCTTCGTGAAATCTGGTATGGCTGCATCTCGTGGAGTAGTGAGAGACCTTTCTTCAGATAGGGCGAAAGAAATGTTAGAGTGGTACGTACCGAAAAAATAA
- a CDS encoding SDR family NAD(P)-dependent oxidoreductase — translation MPKTILITGGTNGIGRGLVNYFLEKGWNVAAADIQHQSDIKESNHYLFIQTDVRKQKQIAHFIEEAEKKFGQIDVLVNNAGVSRFTPLEDMTEEEWNDVLQTNLSSVFFGSQEVAKKMKGHGGAIINIASTRASMSEPNSEAYAATKGGIVALTHALAASLADDKITVNAISPGWIETGDYSQLRDIDHEQHLSKRVGKPVDIAKAVEYLADKENNFVNGINLTVDGGMTRKMIYEH, via the coding sequence ATGCCAAAAACGATTTTAATAACTGGTGGAACCAACGGAATTGGTAGAGGATTGGTCAATTATTTTCTAGAAAAGGGTTGGAACGTAGCGGCTGCAGACATCCAGCACCAAAGTGATATAAAAGAGAGTAATCATTACTTGTTTATCCAAACAGACGTAAGAAAACAAAAGCAAATAGCTCATTTTATAGAGGAAGCGGAGAAGAAGTTTGGGCAAATCGATGTCCTGGTTAATAATGCTGGTGTTTCTCGCTTCACACCTCTAGAAGATATGACGGAGGAAGAGTGGAACGACGTGCTGCAGACAAATTTGAGCAGTGTATTTTTTGGATCGCAAGAAGTCGCGAAAAAGATGAAAGGTCACGGCGGAGCGATTATAAACATTGCTTCGACGAGAGCGTCTATGTCGGAACCAAACTCGGAGGCATATGCGGCAACGAAAGGCGGGATTGTTGCGTTAACGCATGCACTAGCAGCATCCCTTGCCGATGACAAGATTACGGTCAATGCTATTTCACCTGGATGGATTGAAACGGGAGACTACAGTCAATTACGAGATATCGACCATGAGCAACATTTGTCTAAACGAGTAGGAAAGCCTGTGGATATTGCAAAAGCAGTGGAATATTTAGCGGATAAGGAAAATAACTTTGTGAACGGTATTAATTTAACGGTGGACGGTGGAATGACAAGAAAGATGATCTATGAGCATTAA
- a CDS encoding rhomboid family intramembrane serine protease, translated as MFIRNERLNEFTRWYPVVTAIVIVHVITFLLTDIPFLENPWMFRMFAGTNLYIELGEWWRLITPIFLHSGFGHFIFNTFSLVIFAPPLERALGKGRFILTYLGTGIIANVMTFFAEGPMYTHVGSSGAIYGLLGVYLAVILFAKHLIPRHSSQTVLPILALGFIMTFIQPQINIIAHVGGCIIGLAFGYFWIQRNKLHFY; from the coding sequence ATGTTTATTCGAAATGAACGATTAAATGAGTTTACCAGATGGTACCCGGTAGTAACTGCCATCGTCATCGTCCATGTTATTACGTTTCTTTTAACCGATATTCCTTTTCTAGAAAATCCTTGGATGTTTCGAATGTTTGCAGGGACAAACCTTTACATTGAACTAGGAGAATGGTGGAGATTAATCACTCCGATCTTCCTTCACAGCGGTTTCGGACACTTTATTTTCAACACATTTTCACTAGTCATCTTCGCTCCGCCTTTAGAGAGAGCACTTGGTAAAGGACGTTTTATTCTCACTTACTTAGGCACAGGAATTATTGCCAATGTCATGACGTTTTTCGCTGAGGGTCCTATGTATACGCACGTTGGATCTAGTGGAGCCATCTATGGTTTATTAGGCGTCTACTTAGCCGTCATTCTTTTTGCTAAACACTTAATTCCGCGCCACTCTTCTCAGACGGTTCTACCAATTTTAGCACTTGGTTTCATTATGACGTTTATTCAACCACAAATAAACATTATTGCGCACGTTGGTGGGTGTATTATTGGACTTGCATTCGGATATTTCTGGATTCAACGAAACAAATTACATTTTTACTAA
- the acpS gene encoding holo-ACP synthase has protein sequence MIIGLGIDMTEIDRMESLLTRKPSFIDRILTPKEKEMMPTTTNRRRAEWVAGRFAAKEAYSKALGTGIGEHCSFQDIEITKLPSGKPEITGPHPESQVAHVSITHSLHYAMAQVIIEERKGCVKPRQET, from the coding sequence ATGATTATTGGCTTAGGAATAGATATGACAGAAATAGATCGTATGGAATCATTACTTACAAGAAAACCTTCTTTTATCGATAGAATACTTACACCAAAGGAAAAAGAGATGATGCCAACTACTACTAATAGAAGAAGAGCAGAATGGGTAGCAGGTCGATTCGCTGCAAAAGAAGCATACTCTAAAGCACTGGGAACCGGCATCGGTGAGCATTGTTCTTTTCAAGATATCGAAATAACCAAACTACCATCAGGTAAGCCGGAGATAACAGGTCCGCATCCAGAAAGCCAGGTAGCACACGTATCTATTACTCATAGTCTACACTATGCGATGGCGCAAGTGATAATAGAAGAGCGTAAGGGGTGCGTTAAGCCGCGGCAGGAAACTTGA
- a CDS encoding LolA family protein, translating to MKKWLVMAFSLILVLALAACGQKTQADVQKDLTEKVTEMKGYKATATMTLQMGEEAQTYEVEVWHNSPSYYRVHLKNDAKQQSQMILKNDEGVFVLTPTLNKSFKFQSEWPENSSQAYLLESLVKDITEDAEATFKPTEEAYAFETKTRYQHNKMLPTQTITFNKKDLSPQSVVVMDTDRNEVVKVEFSKFEWDAKFEEGDFDMQKNMTGAQLENMPVTATPEEEFAVKYPTAEIAGVTLIEEKTVKTENGERVVLTYGGDEKSYTVVQERSEVVATSSFAPTNMNGEVVDLGFTVAAVTDRSITWTYDGVDYMVASTNLTPDEMVMIARSVQGHMVK from the coding sequence ATGAAAAAATGGTTAGTTATGGCTTTTTCGCTAATTTTAGTTCTAGCATTAGCAGCGTGTGGCCAAAAGACACAGGCGGATGTACAGAAAGACCTTACAGAAAAAGTAACAGAGATGAAAGGGTATAAAGCAACTGCGACAATGACTCTTCAAATGGGAGAAGAAGCGCAGACATATGAAGTAGAAGTATGGCATAACTCTCCATCTTACTATCGCGTACACCTGAAAAACGATGCGAAACAACAAAGCCAAATGATCTTAAAAAATGATGAAGGTGTTTTTGTTTTAACACCAACATTAAACAAAAGCTTTAAATTCCAAAGCGAGTGGCCAGAAAACAGCTCTCAAGCATATCTTCTAGAATCTCTAGTTAAAGATATCACAGAAGATGCAGAAGCAACGTTCAAGCCAACAGAAGAAGCGTATGCTTTCGAAACGAAAACTCGCTATCAACATAACAAGATGCTACCTACACAAACAATTACTTTCAATAAAAAAGATCTAAGCCCACAATCAGTTGTGGTAATGGACACAGACCGAAACGAAGTAGTGAAAGTGGAATTCTCGAAGTTCGAGTGGGACGCAAAGTTTGAAGAAGGCGACTTCGACATGCAAAAGAACATGACAGGTGCTCAATTAGAAAACATGCCAGTAACAGCAACGCCTGAAGAAGAGTTTGCGGTGAAATATCCTACAGCTGAAATTGCTGGTGTAACATTAATTGAGGAAAAAACAGTGAAAACTGAAAACGGCGAGCGCGTAGTATTGACGTACGGTGGAGATGAGAAATCATATACAGTTGTACAAGAGCGTTCAGAAGTAGTAGCTACATCTTCTTTTGCACCAACAAACATGAATGGTGAAGTAGTAGATCTTGGATTCACAGTTGCTGCAGTAACAGATCGTTCTATCACTTGGACGTATGACGGAGTAGACTACATGGTAGCTTCTACAAACCTAACGCCTGATGAGATGGTAATGATTGCTCGCTCTGTTCAAGGTCACATGGTAAAATAA
- the alr gene encoding alanine racemase, producing the protein MEQKNNLFYRDTWVDIDLTQIEQNIISIKNTLPKGKEIFAVVKANGYGHGAVEVAESAIRSGVGGLAVAFIDEALVLRNGGITHPILVLGASRPQDVPLAQKNKLTLTVFRQDWLVEAEGWLDSSIPVKVHVKIDTGMARLGVRTMEEFLAMTDWIESHKGIELDGVFTHFAKADEDDQSFMLEQRDKFVQYVEALPKKPKYIHHSNSGATIKIPDDPTNMVRVGIAMYGLLPSEEMKNEMPAGVAESFSLHSRLIHVKKVEAGEPVSYGSTYHTKEAAWIGTIPIGYADGWLRRLQGADVLVGGVRCEIVGRICMDQCMILLPTEYPLGTQVTLVGKQGTEQISMGEVAAKSETIQYEIPCIISSRVPRRYFREGKDTKVINPLLK; encoded by the coding sequence ATGGAGCAGAAAAACAATCTTTTTTACCGAGATACGTGGGTAGATATAGACCTTACACAAATAGAACAAAATATCATTTCAATAAAAAATACATTGCCTAAAGGGAAAGAGATTTTTGCGGTGGTTAAGGCAAACGGTTACGGGCATGGTGCGGTAGAAGTAGCAGAGAGTGCTATCCGAAGTGGAGTGGGTGGCTTAGCGGTTGCTTTTATTGATGAAGCTTTAGTGCTTCGAAACGGGGGAATTACTCACCCAATTTTGGTGCTTGGTGCCTCGAGACCGCAAGACGTTCCTTTAGCACAAAAGAATAAATTAACGTTAACTGTTTTTAGGCAAGATTGGTTGGTGGAAGCGGAAGGATGGTTGGATTCATCCATCCCGGTAAAAGTTCATGTGAAAATCGATACCGGAATGGCACGTCTTGGCGTCCGAACGATGGAAGAATTCTTGGCGATGACGGATTGGATTGAAAGTCATAAAGGTATCGAGTTAGATGGTGTGTTTACGCACTTTGCGAAAGCGGATGAAGACGATCAATCATTTATGTTAGAACAACGGGATAAATTTGTACAGTATGTAGAGGCGTTGCCTAAAAAGCCGAAATACATTCATCATTCTAACAGTGGAGCTACGATTAAAATTCCAGACGACCCTACGAACATGGTACGAGTAGGCATTGCGATGTATGGTTTGCTTCCATCTGAAGAAATGAAGAACGAAATGCCAGCAGGTGTAGCAGAAAGTTTCTCCTTACATTCTCGTTTAATTCATGTAAAAAAAGTGGAAGCGGGTGAACCAGTCAGTTATGGCTCAACGTATCACACGAAGGAAGCGGCATGGATAGGAACCATCCCTATCGGCTACGCAGACGGTTGGTTACGTCGTCTACAAGGTGCTGACGTGTTAGTGGGTGGTGTGAGGTGTGAGATTGTTGGAAGAATTTGCATGGATCAATGTATGATTTTGTTACCGACAGAATATCCTTTAGGGACACAAGTTACCTTGGTTGGAAAACAAGGAACCGAGCAAATTAGCATGGGAGAAGTCGCTGCGAAGTCCGAGACAATACAATACGAGATTCCGTGTATTATCTCCTCCCGAGTTCCAAGGCGTTATTTTAGAGAGGGAAAAGATACGAAAGTCATCAACCCTTTACTAAAATAA
- a CDS encoding CopG family ribbon-helix-helix protein — MSESSAKTEVLIQLPQHFLAELDGFAEQENVNRSEFIYRAAKVYLRERKKRQIRETMRRGYMEMAKINLEIASEALQAEFEAEHTVERLVSGG, encoded by the coding sequence GTGTCTGAATCTAGCGCAAAAACGGAAGTGCTTATTCAATTACCGCAACATTTCTTAGCCGAATTGGATGGTTTTGCGGAGCAAGAAAACGTCAATCGTAGTGAGTTTATTTATCGTGCTGCGAAGGTATATCTTCGAGAGAGAAAAAAGCGTCAAATCCGTGAAACGATGAGACGAGGATATATGGAAATGGCGAAAATTAACTTGGAGATTGCTTCTGAAGCACTTCAAGCGGAGTTCGAAGCAGAACATACTGTTGAACGCTTAGTAAGCGGAGGGTAA
- a CDS encoding type II toxin-antitoxin system PemK/MazF family toxin, with translation MMVKRGDVYFADLSPVVGSEQGGVRPVLVIQNDIGNRFSPTVIVAAITAQIQKAKLPTHVEIDAKRYKFERDSVILLEQIRTIDKQRLTDKITHLDDEMMERVDEALQISVGLIEF, from the coding sequence CTGATGGTGAAGCGTGGTGACGTGTATTTTGCAGATCTATCGCCTGTTGTTGGCTCCGAGCAAGGTGGCGTCCGGCCGGTTTTGGTCATCCAGAACGACATCGGGAATCGGTTTAGTCCGACTGTTATCGTAGCTGCAATCACCGCACAAATCCAAAAAGCAAAGTTACCTACACATGTCGAAATCGATGCGAAACGTTATAAGTTTGAACGTGACTCGGTAATCCTATTGGAGCAAATTCGAACCATTGACAAACAGCGTCTGACGGACAAAATCACACATCTCGACGACGAGATGATGGAGCGCGTAGACGAAGCTCTGCAAATAAGTGTTGGGCTCATAGAATTTTAA
- a CDS encoding STAS domain-containing protein has translation MYLQVAKYITEHKETFMNEWIDKMKVVGDGRVVQAASDQLFYKTSVEFIDLVVLHLTDSDDFNVRLDDFAERVVRIGWPVTFVITGLQTLGKLTYTEMKKEVPTLDYLDKFETWMTPMVNQIIQRYDEAWERTVSLQKIALQELTAPVIPVFDRISVMPLVGTIDTERARLIMENLLNGIVKHRSEVVLIDITGVPVVDTMVAHHIIQAASAVRLVGCKCMLVGIRPEIAQTMVTLGINLSDITTTSNLRKGIAKALQYTDRKIVDVMEDGR, from the coding sequence ATGTACCTACAAGTTGCAAAATATATAACAGAACATAAAGAAACGTTTATGAACGAGTGGATTGATAAAATGAAAGTAGTTGGAGATGGGCGAGTGGTACAAGCTGCCTCAGACCAACTTTTCTATAAAACAAGTGTGGAATTTATTGATCTAGTGGTACTGCATTTAACAGACTCAGACGATTTTAACGTCCGTCTCGATGACTTTGCAGAAAGAGTTGTTCGAATTGGTTGGCCAGTAACGTTTGTCATCACTGGTCTACAAACGCTTGGCAAATTAACGTACACAGAAATGAAAAAAGAAGTACCGACACTTGATTACCTCGATAAATTTGAAACATGGATGACACCGATGGTTAACCAAATTATCCAACGTTATGACGAGGCGTGGGAACGAACGGTTTCCCTGCAAAAAATTGCACTCCAAGAACTAACGGCACCAGTAATCCCGGTGTTTGATCGAATATCGGTCATGCCTCTAGTGGGAACAATTGACACAGAACGTGCAAGACTAATTATGGAAAACCTTTTAAATGGGATTGTGAAACATCGATCAGAGGTAGTATTAATTGATATCACAGGTGTCCCGGTAGTCGATACGATGGTCGCGCATCATATTATCCAAGCTGCGAGCGCCGTTAGACTTGTCGGATGTAAATGTATGTTAGTCGGAATTCGCCCGGAAATCGCACAAACAATGGTGACACTAGGCATTAATTTATCGGATATTACAACAACAAGTAACTTGCGAAAAGGAATTGCGAAAGCATTACAATACACAGATCGTAAAATCGTGGATGTAATGGAGGATGGAAGATGA
- a CDS encoding STAS domain-containing protein — MKIPILKLKDCLLISIQTELDDATAIEFQEDLLNKIHETSAKGVVIDVTSVDVIDSFIAKVLGDVISMSGLMGAKVVLTGIQPAVAITLIELGIYLDNVLTALDLEKGLEKLHLELGE; from the coding sequence ATGAAGATACCTATTTTAAAACTAAAAGACTGCTTACTAATTTCTATCCAAACGGAACTTGATGACGCGACAGCGATAGAATTTCAAGAAGATCTTTTAAATAAAATTCACGAAACAAGCGCAAAAGGAGTTGTGATTGATGTTACCTCTGTAGATGTTATCGATTCTTTTATTGCAAAAGTACTCGGCGATGTGATCTCCATGTCTGGATTGATGGGTGCGAAAGTGGTGTTAACTGGCATCCAACCAGCTGTCGCTATAACATTGATTGAACTTGGTATTTACTTAGACAACGTTCTAACAGCACTAGATTTAGAAAAAGGCTTAGAGAAATTACATTTGGAATTGGGGGAGTAA
- a CDS encoding anti-sigma regulatory factor: protein MEMRSCVKIMNEWDIVAARQLGRNVAKELGFGTVDQARITTAISELARNIYLYAEDGQICIQKLEQATKKGMMVASIDKGPGIGDLRKVMEDGFTTSGGLGAGLPGVRRLMDEFSIESDLGKGTTIQATKWLR from the coding sequence ATGGAAATGCGATCCTGCGTGAAAATCATGAACGAGTGGGATATTGTTGCGGCTCGCCAACTAGGCCGAAATGTAGCGAAAGAACTTGGGTTTGGTACGGTTGACCAAGCTAGGATTACCACTGCAATTAGTGAGTTAGCTAGAAACATCTATTTATATGCAGAAGATGGACAAATTTGTATTCAAAAACTAGAGCAAGCCACCAAAAAAGGAATGATGGTTGCTTCTATAGATAAAGGTCCTGGAATTGGTGACTTGCGAAAAGTCATGGAAGATGGGTTTACCACTTCCGGAGGCCTAGGAGCCGGATTACCTGGAGTTCGTCGACTGATGGATGAGTTCTCTATTGAATCGGATCTTGGAAAGGGAACGACGATCCAGGCGACCAAATGGCTTCGCTAG
- a CDS encoding PP2C family protein-serine/threonine phosphatase — MDFKESMQAMYAEMVKRYMEQPSENGLYDGQKFSRQSIEHQISPEEIISIHKQILQESGVSGHVINSFDILLEVMMGYGLAYQEHQSLRSKQKELRSELEVAANMQQSLLQSHIPNVKGLDLGVISVPAKQMSGDYYHFIEDGNGALGIAVADIIGKGIPAALCMSMIKYAMDSIPDDRHSPAYILQSLNRVVEQNVDSHMFISMIYGLYNQKMETFLYASAGHEPGFYYHAEEDEFHDLTAKGLLLGVNKRVRYETYSKKLEAGDMIILFSDGVTECRTDDGFLEREDVIHYIRKYFHLPAQELVNHIYKDLEKLQDFELRDDFTLIVMKKEE; from the coding sequence ATGGACTTTAAAGAGTCAATGCAAGCGATGTACGCCGAAATGGTAAAGCGATATATGGAACAACCGAGTGAAAATGGGCTATACGATGGGCAGAAGTTTAGCCGTCAATCTATCGAGCACCAAATCTCTCCGGAAGAAATCATCTCTATTCATAAACAGATTCTACAAGAATCCGGAGTATCAGGCCACGTTATAAACTCATTTGATATATTGCTAGAAGTTATGATGGGGTACGGTCTTGCATATCAAGAACACCAAAGCTTACGTTCAAAGCAAAAAGAACTTCGATCGGAGCTAGAAGTAGCTGCAAATATGCAGCAATCTCTTTTGCAAAGCCACATTCCAAATGTAAAAGGTCTAGACCTTGGTGTCATTAGCGTTCCTGCCAAACAAATGAGCGGAGATTACTATCATTTTATAGAAGATGGTAACGGTGCATTGGGTATTGCAGTGGCAGATATTATTGGAAAGGGTATTCCTGCTGCACTTTGCATGTCTATGATTAAATACGCGATGGACAGTATACCAGACGACCGTCATTCTCCGGCCTATATTTTACAAAGTTTAAATAGAGTAGTAGAGCAAAATGTTGATAGTCATATGTTTATCTCAATGATTTATGGATTGTATAATCAAAAAATGGAAACTTTCCTTTACGCATCTGCAGGTCATGAGCCAGGGTTTTATTACCATGCGGAAGAAGATGAATTTCACGATTTAACTGCTAAAGGTCTCTTGCTAGGGGTAAATAAACGAGTTCGTTATGAGACGTACTCAAAGAAACTCGAAGCTGGAGACATGATTATTCTTTTCTCCGATGGTGTAACCGAATGTCGTACAGACGATGGATTCCTAGAGCGTGAAGATGTGATTCACTACATCCGTAAGTACTTCCACCTGCCTGCGCAGGAACTAGTAAATCACATATATAAAGATTTAGAGAAACTACAAGACTTCGAACTTCGTGATGACTTTACATTGATTGTTATGAAAAAAGAAGAATAG
- a CDS encoding anti-sigma factor antagonist yields the protein MNFSLTINKEETALTVFISGEVDVYTAPQVKDTVEKNWTKELDLTIDLHNVSYMDSTGLGVLVGAFKQVTATNKKFQLVGVSDRIERLFSITGLADIMDIKPSAKGEER from the coding sequence ATGAACTTTTCGTTAACAATAAATAAAGAAGAGACTGCATTAACTGTGTTTATTTCTGGTGAGGTAGATGTCTACACAGCTCCTCAAGTAAAAGATACTGTAGAAAAAAATTGGACGAAAGAATTGGATTTAACAATAGATTTACACAATGTTAGTTACATGGATAGTACTGGTCTAGGGGTATTAGTCGGTGCATTTAAACAAGTAACTGCTACCAATAAGAAGTTTCAATTAGTTGGTGTGTCAGATAGGATTGAACGTTTATTTTCCATTACAGGCTTAGCAGACATCATGGACATTAAACCATCAGCAAAGGGTGAAGAGAGATGA
- the rsbW gene encoding anti-sigma B factor RsbW gives MSETYDYIEMKIPAKPEHVGVVRLTLSGIASRMGFSYEAIEDIKVSVSEAITNAVQHAYSNHVGDVQIGFALHTDKLEVMVTDHGESFNFQQARMETGPYQGDEQVDNLREGGLGLYLIESLMDDVKVLQHDGVTVFMTKYLEKEQVDRDVKPISTTD, from the coding sequence ATGAGTGAGACTTACGATTACATTGAAATGAAGATACCTGCGAAACCAGAGCATGTAGGTGTTGTTCGATTGACGTTATCGGGTATAGCAAGTCGAATGGGTTTCTCTTACGAAGCTATTGAAGATATTAAAGTGTCTGTCAGTGAAGCGATCACTAACGCCGTTCAACACGCCTATTCTAATCATGTTGGAGATGTGCAAATTGGCTTTGCGCTCCACACAGATAAACTAGAGGTAATGGTTACAGATCATGGAGAAAGCTTTAACTTCCAACAAGCTAGGATGGAAACAGGCCCTTATCAAGGAGATGAACAGGTGGACAATCTTCGCGAAGGAGGATTGGGACTGTATTTGATTGAAAGCTTGATGGATGATGTAAAAGTACTTCAACATGATGGTGTAACGGTATTTATGACGAAGTACCTCGAGAAAGAGCAGGTGGACAGAGATGTCAAACCAATCTCAACCACAGATTGA